One genomic region from Desulforegulaceae bacterium encodes:
- the phaC gene encoding class I poly(R)-hydroxyalkanoic acid synthase: MGKENENLSVFDLKKMSELMVKYVDKQLCLADAFAMNRVETELPEPAVFFDFLEAFQKFALNPETVFNLTLKTMKDYSKASSDVVVDFFDLEKRKERTMTNRRFRSPEWNRNPFFQLMRDFYLINYKNIKEAVASLEDIDPDKKKRVAFYTKQFLEAVSPANFLATNPEIIQHTFDRKGENLLKGFENFLDDLSCEDGTLDIKISDDSAFKPGKNIALTKGSVVYQNDLLQLIQYSPLTQSVFEVPVLITPPFINKYYILDINEESSLIKWLIEQGYTVFVISWVNPSEKHSEKRYEDYILEGQVEVLDVIEQITKSKKVSGIGYCTGGTLLATTAAYLEAINKQKFASLTYMATLIDFSKPGELGNFLDESQVEKTIEDMEEVGYLDGRILGQTFNMLNPSDLVWSYAVRYYLKGKGPIPFDILYWNSDATNLPKKMYAFYLKSMYGENRLKKPGGITIEGVPIDLSKVKVPSYFLSTENDHIVLWEAAFKGALLFPGKVRFVLGGSGHVVGVINPPFKRKYGYRAAELDFDSPEEFLEKTQKKKGSWWVDWYEWNSEFSGKLVPKRIPGKGKFKEIEKAPGTYALIRAEDIVKGTGIQIQS; this comes from the coding sequence ATGGGTAAGGAAAATGAAAATTTAAGTGTTTTTGATTTAAAGAAAATGTCTGAGCTTATGGTCAAGTATGTAGATAAACAATTGTGCCTGGCTGATGCTTTTGCAATGAACAGGGTTGAAACAGAGCTTCCTGAGCCTGCAGTGTTTTTTGATTTTTTAGAAGCTTTTCAAAAGTTTGCACTAAATCCGGAAACTGTTTTTAATTTAACTCTTAAAACTATGAAAGATTATAGTAAAGCTTCCTCTGATGTAGTTGTTGATTTCTTTGATTTGGAGAAAAGAAAAGAAAGAACAATGACAAATAGACGATTTAGATCCCCGGAATGGAATAGAAACCCTTTTTTTCAGCTTATGCGGGATTTTTATCTGATAAATTACAAAAACATTAAAGAAGCCGTTGCAAGTCTTGAAGATATTGATCCTGATAAAAAGAAAAGAGTGGCTTTTTATACAAAACAATTTCTTGAAGCAGTTTCCCCTGCGAATTTTTTAGCTACAAACCCTGAAATTATTCAGCATACTTTTGATAGAAAAGGTGAAAATCTTTTAAAGGGATTTGAGAATTTTCTAGATGATTTAAGCTGCGAAGACGGAACTCTTGATATAAAAATTTCAGATGACAGTGCATTTAAACCCGGGAAAAATATTGCCCTTACCAAAGGAAGTGTTGTTTATCAAAACGATCTTCTTCAGCTTATTCAATACAGCCCTTTAACACAAAGTGTTTTTGAGGTACCGGTTCTTATCACTCCCCCTTTTATCAATAAATATTATATCCTTGATATAAATGAGGAAAGTTCCCTGATTAAGTGGCTTATAGAGCAGGGCTATACTGTTTTTGTAATTTCATGGGTAAATCCTTCAGAAAAGCATTCAGAAAAAAGATACGAAGATTATATCCTTGAAGGTCAGGTTGAAGTTCTTGATGTTATTGAACAAATAACCAAGTCCAAAAAAGTTTCTGGTATAGGTTATTGTACAGGTGGAACTCTTCTTGCTACAACAGCAGCTTATTTGGAAGCAATTAATAAGCAAAAATTTGCATCGCTCACCTATATGGCAACATTGATTGATTTTTCAAAGCCAGGTGAACTTGGAAATTTTCTGGACGAATCACAGGTGGAAAAAACAATTGAGGACATGGAAGAGGTTGGATATTTAGACGGCAGGATTCTTGGCCAGACATTTAATATGCTAAACCCAAGCGATCTTGTTTGGTCATATGCTGTTCGTTATTATCTCAAAGGCAAGGGTCCTATTCCTTTTGATATTTTGTATTGGAACTCTGATGCAACAAATCTTCCAAAGAAAATGTATGCTTTTTATCTTAAGAGTATGTATGGGGAAAACAGGCTTAAAAAACCCGGCGGAATAACAATAGAGGGAGTTCCAATTGATCTTTCAAAAGTTAAGGTTCCTTCATATTTTCTTTCAACTGAAAATGATCATATAGTCCTGTGGGAAGCTGCTTTTAAAGGAGCTTTGCTTTTTCCAGGAAAAGTAAGATTTGTTTTAGGCGGTTCAGGTCATGTGGTGGGAGTTATTAACCCTCCTTTTAAAAGGAAGTACGGATACAGAGCTGCAGAGTTGGATTTTGATTCTCCTGAGGAGTTTTTAGAAAAAACTCAAAAGAAAAAAGGTTCATGGTGGGTTGACTGGTATGAATGGAATTCTGAGTTTTCAGGCAAACTGGTTCCAAAAAGAATACCTGGAAAAGGAAAGTTCAAAGAAATTGAAAAAGCTCCTGGAACCTATGCCCTGATAAGAGCTGAAGATATAGTCAAAGGAACTGGAATTCAGATCCAGTCTTAG